In Beutenbergia cavernae DSM 12333, the DNA window TCCTCGGTGACTTCAACTCCTACGGGCAGGAGGACCCGCTGCACGTGCTGTACGACGCCGGGTACACCGACGTCGAGGCGCACTTCGACGTCGACGGGTCGTCGTACTCGTTCGGGCGGCAGTCCGGCTCGCTCGACCACGTGCTGCTCAACGCTCCCGCGCTCGCTCGGGCGACCGGTGCCGACATCTGGGAGATCAACTCCGGCGAGGCCGTGGCCCTCGAGTACAGCCGGCACAACTACCACGGCACGCTCTTCTACGACGCGACGGCGTACCGCTCCTCCGACCACGACCCGGTGCTCGTCGGCCTCGCCGCCGGCGACTCCGAGCCGACCGGACCGGTCGACCTGACGCTCCTGAACATCAACGACTTCCACGGCCGCATCGACGGCAACACCGTCGCGTTCGCGGGCACCGTCGAGGAGCAGCGGGCGGCGGCCGAGGCCGCCGGCGGGTCGGCCGTCTTCCTGTCCGCGGGCGACAACATCGGCGCGTCCCTGTTCGCGTCGTCGGTCCAGCAGGACCAGCCGACCATCGACGTCCTGAACGCCCTGGAGCTCGCGGCGTCCGCCGTCGGGAACCACGAGTTCGACGCCGGGTACGCCGACCTCGTCGACCGGGTGATCGCCGGTGGGTCGAACGCGCAGTGGGGCTACCTGGGCGCGAACGTGTACGAGGCCGGCACCACGACTCCGGCGCTGGACGAGTACCGGCTCGTCGAGTCGGGCGGCGTGACGGTCGGCGTCATCGGCGCCGTCACCGAGGAGACCCCCACGCTCGTGCGGCCCGGCGGGATCTCGACGCTCGAGTTCGGCAACCCCGTCGAGGCGGTGAACCGCGTGGCGGCGCAGCTGACGGACGGCGACGAGGCGAACGGCGAGGCCGACGTCATCGTGGCCGAGTACCACGAGGGTGCGGGGGCGGGTACCCCGGACGGCTCGACGCTGGAGGAGGAGGTCGCCGCGGGCGGCGCGTTCGCGCAGATCGTCAACGAGACGTCGCCGCTGGTGGACGCGATCTTCACCGGGCACACCCACAAGCAGTACGCGTGGGACGCCCCGATCCCGGGCTCGACCGAGACGCGGCCGATCGTGCAGACCGGCTCGTACGGGGAGTTCATCGGGCAGGTCGTGCTGACGTACGACGCCACGACCGACGATGTGACCGCGTACACGGCGGAGAACGTGGCGCGCACGGCGACGCCGGCGGATCAGCTGATCGCGACGTACCCGCGGGTGTCCGAGGTGAACGACATCGTGACGGCGGCCCTCGCGTACGCCGAGGAGATCGGCGAGCAGCCGGTCGGGTCGGTGGCGGCGGACATCACGACGGCGTTCTCGGGCGGGTCGTACGTGAACGGTGTGTACGTCGGCCCCGGCCCGGAGCCGACGAGCGGGCGCGACGACCGCGCGTCCGAGTCGTCGCTGGGCGGTCTCGTCGCCAACGCGCTGCTCGACACGCTCGCCGACGCGGATCTGGGCGGCGCCGAGATCGGCGTCGTCAACCCCGGCGGCATGCGCGCGGAGCTGCTGTACGCACCGGACGGCGTCGTGACGTACGCGGAGGCGAACGCCGTCCTGCCGTTCGTCAACAACCTCTGGACCACCACGCTCACGGGCGAGCAGGTGAAGCTCATGCTCGAGCAGCAGTGGCAGCGGACCGACGAGGGCGAGGTGCCGTCGCGGCCGTACCTGCAGCTCGGGCTGTCGAGCAACGTCACCTACACGTTCGACGCGTCGCGGCCGGAGGGCGACCGCATCACGTCCATCACGGTGAACGGCGCACCCCTGGACCCGGCGGCGCCGTACCGCATCGGGACGTTCTCGTTCCTCGCGGAGGGCGGCGACAACTTCCACGTCTTCGCCGACGGCGCCGACACCCGCGACTCGGGTCTCATCGACCGCGACGCGTGGATCGCGTACCTCGAGGCGCACCCCGGGCTAGAGCCGGACTTCGCGCGGCAGGCGGTGAGCGTGCCGGAGCTGCCGGAGACGGAGGCCGGCGCGGAGGTGGCATTCGACGTCACCGGCCTGAACCTAACGTCGCTGGGATCACCGGAGAACACCGCCCTCACCGCGTCGTTCGACGGCGCGGAGCTGGGCGAGTTCGCCGTGGCCGACGGCGCGGCATCGGTCGCGCTGACCGTGCCGGCCGACGCGACGGCGGGGGCGCACACGCTGACGCTGGTCGCGGCCCCGTCGGGGACCACTGTCACGGTCCCGATCACGGTGTCCGAGGCGGCGCCTCCCACCGTCGGGTCCGAGACGTCGCTGTGGCTCTCGCAGACGACGTACCGCAGCGGGTCCTGGTTGCCGATCATCGCGTTCAGCCATGTCGAGCTCGACGACGGACGGTTCCCGCGGGGGCGGGTCGAGATCCGGGAGGGCGACCAGGTCGTGGCGTCGGCGCGGGTGGTGCTCGGCGTCGCGATCACGACGCTGCCGCGGCACCTCACGCCGGGGACGCACACCTACACGGCGCACTTCGTGCCGAGCGACCCGGAGGCGGTGTCCGGGAGCGTCAGCGATCCGGTGACGGTCCGGGTGCGCTGAGCGGCCGTCGGACCCGGCCGCGGGGCGGTCGGCCGGGTCCGGCTCCGGCGCCCGGCGGACCGGCTGGGCGCGCCGTCAATGGGGTCGATCCGGGAGTCATGTGCTCCCGAATCGACCCCGGTCCGGGCACCATCGTGCGCATCCCGCCGTGTGAACGGCCCGCGACGTCCGGCGTCCGGTCAGCGTGCCGCGAGCGCGAGGTCGCGTTCGATGCGCGCGACGATCTCGGCAGCCGTGTCGTCGACGTCGATGACGACCCCTGCCTCGTCGTCCGCCAGCGGCTCGAGCGTCGCGAACTGTGACGGCAGGAGCGACGGCGGCATGAAGTGGTCCGTGCGGCGCTCCATGCGCTCGGCGATCGTGGCCGCAGAGCCGCGCAGGTGGACGAAGACGACGGCGCCGCGCGCCTGCCGCAGGACGTCCCGGTAGGGCCGGCGCAGCGCGGAGCACGTGACGATCGTGCGACGTCCCGCCTCGTGCTGCTCGGTCATCCAGTCCCGGATCGCCTGCAGCCACGGCGCCCGGTCGTCGTCCGTCAAGGGAGTGCCGGCCGCCATCTTCGCGACGTTCGCCGGAGGGTGGAAGTCGTCGGCCTCGGCGTAGGTCCAGCCGAGGCCCGCGGCGAGTCCCTGGGCGACCGTCGTCTTCCCGGACCCGGCGACGCCCATGACCACGACGTGCTGGAGGTCGGGCGGGATTGGCGCTGGCACGGCGACCAGGGTAGAGCGTCCGCACGCACGCTGCGGGCCGTGACATCTCGGGCGGTGGGACGTCCGGAGGCGCGCCGTCGAGCTCGGCTAGGGTTTCGCGGCGGCCGGGCTGGCCGGCCACCGGCTCCCTGGTCCGGCCACCGGCTACTGAAGAGGAACACGTGAAGATCCGAACGATGGGTGCCGCCCTGACCGCGGCTGCCGCTGCGGTCGTGCTGGCGGCGTGCTCGGCGAGTGCCAACCTGACCGTGTCGCCGGACACCGTGGCCGACCTCGCGGAGGATGCGCTCGAGGAACAGGTCGGCGAGCGGCCCGAGATCGACTGCGGCGACGAGCAGATCGACCTCCTGAACGACGTGGAGGTCGCGTGCGAGCTCACCGATCCCGCCTCGGGGAACACCTACGACGCGACGGTGACGGTCTCCGACGTCGACGGCACGGACTTCCGCGTGAACGTTCAGGTGGCCGACTCGCCGCAAGGCTGAGTCGGCGGCACGCGCCGGGACGGCAGCGGTGCGAGCGGCGGCGCCTCCAGCCGGGCCAGCGGACTACGGCCGCGGGATGTTGCGCAGGTTGGACCGCGCCATCGCCATGACCTCGCCGAGCCCGCCGCCGAGCACCTCCTTGGTCATCGCCGTCGCGAAGCCCTTCACCTGCTTGGCGGTGATCGACGGCGGGATCGAGAGCGCGTTCGGGTCCGTCACCATGTCCACGAGCGCCGGGCCGCGCCGGTGCAGGGCTCCGGTGAGCGCCTTGCGCAGGTCCTTGGGGTGCTCCACCCGCACGGCCGGGATCCCGAGCGCCGTCGCGACGGCGGCGTAGTCGACCGGCGGTGAGTCGGTCGCCCAGGCCGGGAGACCCTCCACGAGCATCTCGAGCTTGACCATCCCGAGGGTCGAGTTGTTGAACACCACGACCTTCACGGGCAGGTGGTACGTCCGGATGGTGATGAGGTCGCCGAGCAGCATCGACAGCCCGCCGTCGCCCGCCATCGCGATGACCTGGCGCGTCGGGTCGGCGAACGCGGCGCCGATGGCGTGCGGCATCGCGTTCGCCATCGAGCCGTGGATGAACGAGCCGATGACGCGCCGTCGCCCGTTCGGCGTGATGTAGCGGGCCGCCCAGACGTTCGTCATGCCGGTGTCGACGGTGAAGACGGCGTCTGGGCCGGCCACCTCGTCCAGCTGCACGGCCGCGTACTCGGGGTGGATCGGCGTCGTCCGCTCGACCTTCCTCGTGTACGCACCCACCACCGAGCTCATGAGCTTGTCCTGCTTCGCGAGCATCTTGTCCAGGAACGCGCGCTTCTTCTTGCGGGTCACGAGCGGGAGCAGGGCGGCGGCCGTCTCCCTCGCATCCCCGACGACGGCGTAGTCCAGGCGCGTGCGGCGGCCCAGGTTCGCGGGGTTGATGTCGATCTGGGCGGTCGGGACGTCGTCGGGCAGGAACTGGTCGTACGGGAAGTCGGTCCCGATGAGCACGAGGAGGTCGGCGTCGTGCATCGCCTCGAAGCACGACCCGTACCCCAGCAGGCCGGACATGCCGACGTCGAACGGGTTGTCGTACTGGATGACCTCCTTGCCGCGCAGGGAGTGGCCGACGGGCGCCGCCGCGGCGTCGGCCAGCGCGATGATCTCGTCGTGGGCGCCCCGCGCGCCGGCGCCGACGAAGAACGTCACCTTCTGCGCGCGGTTGATTGCGTCCGCGAGCGTCTGCACGTCGGCCTGGTCGGGGACGACGCTCGGCGGGACGGGGCGGCACACGATGGGGGTGGCCGACGTCGGCACCTCCTCCTCGGCGACGTCGCCGGGGATCGTGAGGACGGCGACACCCGGCCCGGCGAGGGCGTGATGGATCGCCGAGGAGATGACGCGCGGTGCCTGCGTCCCGCTCGAGATCATCTCGGAGTAGACGGAGCACTCGATGAAGAGCCGATCGGGGTGGGTCTCCTGGAAGAAGCCGGTGCCGATCTGGTTGCTGGGGATGTGCGAGGCGATGGCGAGAACGGGCACCCGGGAGCGGTTCGCGTCGTACAGGCCGTTGATGAGGTGCAGGTTTCCGGGGCCGCACGACCCGGCGCACACCGCGAGGGCGCCCGTGACCTCGGCCTCTCCGGCGGCAGCGAACGCGGCCACCTCCTCGTGGCGCACGTGCACCCAGTCGATGCCCTTCGTGCGGCGGATGGCGTCGACGATCGGGTTGAGACTGTCGCCGACGATGCCGTAGACCCGCGTCACGCCGGCGGCGACGATGTTCTCGACGAGCTGTTCCGCGACGGTCCTGGCCATGACGGCGTCCTCCTCGTTGCTCGGATGGTCGCCTGCCACTCTGCCCTTGCCCCCGCCTCGGCGCGCGCGCAGACGGCGCCGTGTGACGTACGAGACCCCGCCCGGTTCGCGAGAGGTGAGTGGCCGCACCGCGAGAGGTGTGTGGCCGCACCGCGAGAGGTGTGTGGCCGCACCGCGAGAGGATCGTGGCCCGGACGTGCGACGAGCCCGCACGCCTCGGGTGTGCGGGCTCGTCGTCGGACGCGGGCCTCGGCGGGCCGGCTGGGCCGGCTGCTGGGCCGGGCGGCTCAGGCCTGAGCGGTCTCCTGCTCGGCGATCTTGGCGCGGACGTCGTCCATGTCGAGCTCCTTGACGGCCGTGATGACCTGCTCGAGCGCGGCCGGCGGGAGAGCGCCGGGCTGCGAGAACACGAGCACCTGCTCGCGGAACGCCATCAGCGTCGGGATCGACCGGATGCCGAACTGCATCGACAGGTCCTGCTCGGCGTCGGTGTCGACCTTGCCGAACACGATGTCCGTGTGCTGCTCCGACGCCGACTCGTACGTCGGCGCGAACTGCTTGCACGGCGGGCACCAGGTCGCCCAGAAGTCGACCAGGACGATGTCGTTGTCGGTGACCGCGGACTCGAACGTCTCGCCGGTCAGCTCGCGGGTGGCCATGAAGTCTCCTCAGGGATCGGGGTTCGGAAGGCACAACGCCGTCGGGCTCCGAGGGATTCCCCGGACCGCCCGTCACGCCCGGCCGTCACGTTCGGCGGGTCACCCGACGCCCGCGCACTGCGGGTCTTCAGGGCAGAGCGACAGTGGCGGCGGCGCGCTCCACGTCGAGCGGATCCAGGCTGACGTCGGCACGCCGCTCGGCGAGGTGCAGTGCCCCGAGCACGGGCGCCGTCGCGGCGCGCACCGCCACGCGCGGCAGGCGGTGGCCGAGCCCTGCCCTCACCCCGCGCGAGACGGGCCCGACCGAGGTCAGGACGGAGCCCGCCAGCACCACGCACGGTACGTCGTCCTGGTCGCCGGCGGCCATCGCGACGGCGTCGCTCACCAGCGCCGCGACGGCCCGGGCGACGATTGCACCAGCGACCGCGTCGCCGTCGTCGGCGGCCTGCGAGACCAGCGGCGCGAGCCGCCCGAGGGCCGCCACCGGTCCGGCGTACGCCGCGGCGACCAGCGCCTGGCGGGGGTCCGCGCCCGTGTCCGGGCCGGCGTCGATCCCGAGCGCGTGGAGCACGATCGGGGTGAGCGCGGTGCGGGGGCCGCGCGCGTCGAGCTCGGCGGCACTCGCGCGCACCGCCTCCAGCGCGAGCCACAAGCCCGAGCCGACGTCGCCGAGCAGCCAGCCCATGCCGTCGCGCCGCCGCACGACGTGGCCCGATCGCACGCGCGCGGCCACGGCGCCGGTGCCGGCGAGGAGAAGGACGCCGTCGGCGTCGTCGCCGGACCCGGCGGCGAACGCGATCTCGAGATCCGTGGAGACGTCGAGCGAGCCGGCGTCCGTGGGGAGGCCGAGCTCCGTCCAGACGTCGGACACGACGGCCACGATGCGGTCGCGCCCTGCCGCCGCGGCCCCGGAGGCGCCGACGACGGCGCTCACCCCCTGACGGGCGGCGTCGTCGAGCGCGAGCGGGCGCACGGCCTCGGCGACGGCGGTGTGCAGGGAGGCGCGCACGTCCCGGGCGCCTCCGCCGGAGTTGATGTTCGCGCCGGGGCCGCGGCCGACCGAGATCGTCGCGGGTGCACCCGGAAGGGCCATGACGGCGAGCGCCGACACCGACGTCCCGCCGACGTCCACGCCGAGCAGCAGTCTCACGCGAGCATCATGCCCGGTGCAGGATGTCCGCGAGGCGCCCCCCGGCCGCCGTGACCAGGCGGTCGGCCTCGGCGGCGTCGACGCCCCGCGCGAGCATGACCGACGCCTGCGGCACGCGGTGGTCGGCGGCCGCGAGCGCCGCCGCGGCGTCGGCCTGGTCCGCTCCGGTGATGCGCTGCACGAGCCGCAGGGCGCGGGCGCGCAGCTTCGCGTTCGACGCCGTGACGTCGACCATGAGGTTCCCGTACGTCTTGCCGAGCCGCACCATGACCGTGGTCGAGATCGCGTTGAGCACCTGCTTCTGCGCGCTCCCGGCCTTCAGCCGCGTGCTCCCGGCGAGGACCTCGGGCCCGACGACGACCTCCAGCGGGTGCGCGACCAGGCTGCTCAGCGCGGCGTGCGGGTTGCAGCAGAGTCCGACCGTGAGCGCGCCGCGCCGCCCGGCCTCCTCGACGGCGCCGAGCACGTACGGCGTGCGGCCGCTCGCGGTGATCCCGACGACCGAGTCGTCGGCGGTGACGCCGCGCTCGGCGATGGCCGCGGCGCCGTCGTCGGCACGGTCCTCCGCGCCCTCGACGGACCGGAACACCGCCGACGGGCCGCCCGCGATGATCGCCTGCACGAGCTCCGGGTCGGTGTGGAACGTGGGCGGGCACTCGGAGGCGTCCAGCACCCCGAGTCGCCCGGGCGTGCCGGCTCCGACGTAGAACAGGCGCCCGCCGCGGGACATGCGCTCCGCGATCGCGTCGATCGCGCCGGCGATCGCGGGCGCGACCGCGCGCACCGCCGCCGGCACCGACTGCTCGGCCTCGTTCATCGCGAGCACGATGTCGGTTGTGCTCAGCTCGTCGAGGTGGCCGTACCGAGGATCGATGGCCTCGGTGGCCAGGCCGGACAGGTCGACGACGCCGTTCGTCGTTGCCTCGTCCATCGCACCTCCTGCGTGGGCTCAGGCACGCCGCCCGGCCGTTCTCGGCCAAGGTACCTCATTTACATCATGCGTGGCGAGAGTGAAAACGAATGACCATCAGGTGGATGCGCGGGACGTGCCGGGACGGGAGCGGGGTAGGCGCGACGTCGCCGGCGGCGCGCGCGGAGGTCGGCGGCGCACCCTGACGCGCGGCCGGCCGAGCGCCACTCTCGCGGCGTGGGCGGGGGTCCGCATCCCCGTCCGGCCGCGTCTCGTGCTCCGCCTCGGGGCCGCCGTCAGGACGGGAGCGGGCGGCCTGGAGCGGCGGGGCGCTCAGAAGCGGCGCCGGCGCCCCGACGCGGAGCCGGCGTCAGGACGCCGGGTCGGCGGCCGGGTCGGGGATCGTCGGGACCACGGCGTCCCGCCGCCTCCGGCTCGCGAGCGCCGTCCCCATGGCGGCGAGCGCCAGGGCGGCGGACGCCACGACCACGAGGAACCCGGCGCGCGCACCGTTCGCGTCGATGATCGGGCCGGCGATCGACGAGCCGAACGAGACGCCGACGCCCAGGGACGTGCCGATCCACGTGAGGCCCTCGGTGAGGCGTGCGGGCGGCACGATCTGCTGGACGAGCGCGTTCCCGTTGACGAGAGTCGGCGCGATCGAGAACCCGACCACGAACATGACAGCGGCCAGCACCCAGAGCGAGGTCACGAGGAAGAACAGCGAGACCCCGAGCGCGAGGGCGACGACGCCGATCGCGAACCGCCGCCACAGCGACGAGCGCCAATGCCGCGCCCCGTACAGCAGGCCGGAGATGAGCGAGCCACTCGCGCAGATCCCGAGGATGACGCCCGCCAGGCCCTTCTGGCCCTCCTCCTCGGCGAACGCGACCACCGACACGTCCGTCGCGCCGAAGATCGCGCCGATGCAGACGAACACGATGCAGATCGAGACGATCGCGCCGTCGCGCAGCACCGACGTCCGCGGCGTTCCTGCGTCCGGGGGCGACGGGGCCGGCTCGGTCTTGCGCAGGCTGAGGAACCAGTACCCGCCGACGAGTGCGGCGACGATCGCGACGACCAGCCCGGCCGACGGCGAGACGCTCGTCGCGAGGATGGTCGCGAGCACGGGGCCGATGACGAAGACGAACTCGTCGAGCGCCGACTCGAGGGAGTAGGCCGTGTGCAGCTCGCGCGGGTTGGTGACGACGGCGTTCCAGCGGGTGCGGACGAGCGAGCCGAGCGAGCCGATGGTCGCGCCCGTGACGATCGCGAGCGCGAACAGGAGCGGCGCTCCGGCGTGGGACGTGGCGGCCAGGATGAGCCCGACGAGCCCGATCATCGACACCGCGAGCGCGGGCCGCATGACGCGCGCCTGGCCGTGCCTGTCGACCAGTCGGGCCAGCTGAGGAGAGCAGAGCGCCTGGGCGACGACGTACACAGCGGAGACCTGGCCGGCGAGCCCGTACGAGTCGTACAGCTCCGAGATCATGAGCACGATCCCGATGCCGACCATCGACATCGGGAAGCGAGCCAGCACCCCGGCGCTGGAGAACTGGAGGGCGCCCGGCTTCCTCAGGATCTGGGCGTACGGGTTGGGCACGGTTCGCATCATCGCACCGATCTCCGACATCGATCGAATCGATTTGAGTGGCGGTCGCGCCCGGACGGGCTGCGGCGGATGCGCCGCGAGCCGCCGAGTCGCCGCCGAGTGCATGATCCGTCCCGCCCCGGGCGGCGTGTCGCCGCGAGGCATCACGCAGTCGGCAAGGGTGGGCCGGTCGCGAGGTCGCCCGACCCGGGCTGCGTCGCCCTTGACAACGTTGTAATGGCGCTGCTCGAATGACGTGGCGAAGATCACAGTGGATCCGTTGGGGAGGAACTCAGGTGCGTCGTGCACTGCGTTCGATCGTCCTGTTCGCGCTCGCCTCGCTGATGCTGGTCACGACCGCCTCGTGGTCGTCGGCGGCACCGTCCGAGCCACCACCGCCGGGCGGTGCCGAGAACGGCACCCGCCTCATGGAGGGTCCGGCGTTCTACCCGCGCACGATCCGCCTCGCCCACGCCGGGGCGGACGACGGCGCGATCATCGCGAGCGTCGTCACGTTCGCCGACGGCCTCGGCCACGGCGCGATCTTCCGGAGCGACGACGACGGCCGCAGCTTCCAGCGCATCGGCACCGTCACCGACCCGGCCACGGCCGACGGGCTGTGCTGCGCCACCCTCTTCGAGCTCCCGCAGCAGGTCGGTGAGCTCCCGGCCGGAACCCTGCTCTGGTCGGCGTCGGTCGGCCAGCAGGCGCCGGACCGCAGGATGACGCTCCCGGTCTGGGCGAGCACGGACCAGGGCCGCACGTGGAGCAAGGTCTCGACGATCGCCACCCAGCCGAACACCGGCGGCCTGTGGGAGCCGGAGTTCGCAGTCGCCCGCGACGGGTCGCTCGTCGTCTACGTCTCCGACGAGAGCCAGCAGCCCACGCACAGCCAGACGCTCGTCCAGGCGACCTCACCCGACGGGGTGCACTGGTCCGAGCTAGAGAACATCGTGGCGGCGCGGGATCCCGACCTCCGGCCCGGCATGCCGCTCGTGAGGCAGCTGCCGAACACCACGTACCTCATGAGCTACGAGATCTGCGGGCCGGGCCAGGAGTGCAGCCAGCGGACGCGCCGCTCGCTCGACGGCGTCCACTGGGGTCCCGAGACCTGGCTCGGCGTCCGCGTCCGTACCGCCGACGGTGCGCACTTCCGGCATGCGCCGACGATCAGCTGGTACGACGACGGCACCCGCAACGGACGCCTGCTCGCCGTCGGCCAGATGCTCTACGGCGCGGACGGCACGGTGCAGCCCGGCAACGGTCGGACGATCTTCACGAGCGACCTGCTCCCGGAGCTCCCATGGGGCACCGGCCCGGCCCCGCTGGCCATCGCCGAGCCGTGGAACAACTTCTGCCCGAACTACTCCTCGAGCCTGCTGGCGATGCCGGAGCGTGACGAGCTGCTGGAGCTCGCGAGCGGCTACGACGACGTGGGGGAGTGCACGACGTACTTCGCCGTGGGGGACCTGCCGGACTGACGCAGCCACGAACCTCTCGCGGTGGGGCCACGAACCTCTCGCGGTGGGGCCACGAGCCTCTCGCGGAGGGGCCACGAGCCTCTCGCGGTGGGGCCACGAACCTCTCGCGGATGGTTAGGCGAGGGCGGCGTCCACCACCTCGCGCGCGGCGTCCTGCACCTGCGCCAGGTGCTCCGGGCCGGCGAACGACTCCGCGTAGATCTTGTAGACGTCCTCGGTGCCGGACGGCCGGGCCGCGAACCACGCACTCGCCGTCGTCACCTTCAGGCCGCCGATCGGCGCACCGTTCCCGGGCGCTGTCACGAGCCGCTCGGCGATCGGCTCGCCGGCCAGCTCCGTCGCCGTCACGTCCTCCGGCGCGAGCGCCCCGAGCCGCGCCTTCTGCTCGCGGGTGGCCGGTGCGTCGACGCGCGCGTACCAGGACTCGCCGTGCTGCTCGGCGAGGCGGGCGTGGTACGCCGACGGCGACGCTCCCGTCGCGGCCGTGATCTCGGCGGCGAGGAGCGCGAGCAGGATCCCGTCCTTGTCGGTGGTCCACACGGAGCCGTCGGTGCGCAGGAACGACGCGCCGGCGCTCTCCTCCCCGCCGAACGCGACAGCGCCGTCGAGCAGGCCCGGCACGAACCACTTGAAGCCCACCGGAACCTCGACCAGCCGACGCGAGAGGGCGCGCGCCACCCGGTCGATGAGCGCCGACGACACGAGCGTCTTCCCGACGCCCGCCGCGGCCGGCCACCCCTCGCGGGACCGGAAGAGGTAGTCGATCGCGACGGCGAGGTAGTGGTTCGGGTTCATGAGCCCGCCGTCGGGCGTGACGATCCCGTGCCGGTCGGCGTCGGCGTCGTTCCCGGTGGCCACGTCGTACGGGACCTTCCCGCCGGCGTCCGGTGTCATGGTCCGCACGAGGGAGGCCATGGCCGACGGCGAGGAGCAGTCCATCCGGATCTTGCCGTCCCAGTCGAGCGTCATGAACGCCCAGCGCGGGTCGACCTCCGGGTTGACCACGGTGAGGTCGAGCCGGTGCCGCTCCGCGATCGCTGCCCAGTACTCGACGCTCGCGCCGCCGAGCGGGTCGGCGCCGATGCGCACGCCGGCCTCGCGGATGCGGTCCAGGTCGACGACGGCGTCGAGGTCGTCCACATAGGTGAGCAGGTAGTCGTGGCGTGCGGTCGTGGGCGCCGCGACGGCCCGCTCGAACGGCACCCGGGCGATCGCGGCGAGCCCGGAGCGCACGAGCTCGTTCGCCCGCCGCGCGATCCAGGACGTCGCCTCGGAGCCCGCGGGGCCGCCGTCCGGCGGGTTGTACTTGAAGCCGCCGTCGCGCGGGGGGTTGTGCGACGGCGTCACGACGATCCCGTCGGCGAGCTCCGGCCCCTGCGTGCGGACGCCGGCCAGCGACCCGGCGCCGTTGTGCCGCAGGATCGAGTGGGAGACGGCGGGGGTGGGAGTCCAGGAGCCGCGGGCGTCGATCCGGACGTCCACCTCGGCCGCGGCGAGCACCTCGAGCGCCGTGCGCCACGCCGGCTCGGACAGGGCGTGCGTGTCGCGCCCGATGTACAGCGGGCCGTCGGTCCCCTGCGAGCGGCGGTACTCCACGATCGCCGCCGTGATCGCGGCGATGTGCGTCTCGGTGAAGGCGCCGTCGAGGCTCGACCCGCGGTGCCCGGACGTGCCGAACACGACCTGCTGAGCGGGATCGTCGGGGTCGGGCACCCGGTCGTAGTACGCGCCCACGACCTGCGCGACGTCGATGAGGTCCTCGGGCTGGGCGGGCTGACCGGCGCGCGGGTGCATGGTTCGATCCTCGCACCGGCCGCCGACGCGGTCATCCCGGTGCCGGAACGACGATGTCCCGCTGCCCGTAGGCTGCCGCCCATGGCCAAGAAGAACCGCCGTCAGAAGCAGCGCGCCTCCGAGCAGGCCGCGGCGGCAGCATCGTCGCCCGCGAAGCCGCGCCGCGCCGTCCCCGAGTTCGTCGCCCGCCCGTTCGAGGGCCTGACGGGCGAGGCGGACTGGGTGGCGATGCGCGAGATCGTCCCGGCCGCCACGGCCAAGGTCCGGACGACGGCGGAGTACGGGAGCCGCGACGTCGTCGTCGCCACGCTCCTCCCGATGCTCTGGCCGGCGCTGCACCGCGAGGACGGCACCGTGCTGGTCGCGACGCAGACGACGTCGTCGAGCGGCGACGCGAGCCGGGACGTGGCCGCAGCCCTCCTCCAGGCGCTCGAGGCCGAACCCGGCACGGCGATCCCGCCGGGCGAGCTTCCCGAGCCCGGCCCGCGGCTGCAGGACGTGCTCGAGGACGGACCCTTCGCCGTCGAGCTGAGCGAGACGTTCGACTTCTGGCTCTCGCCCCAGGACGAGCACGACCACGAGATCGAGGAGAGCCTCGAGAACGCGAACGACGCGATCGTGCCGACGGTCGCCGTCGAGGGCGTCGACGCCGCGTACTGGTGCCGCATGAACGGGCGCGAGTTCCTGCGCTGGGTCGTCCCGCAGGAG includes these proteins:
- a CDS encoding ExeM/NucH family extracellular endonuclease, yielding MVVEGDVVGSAVRTRVTGGIGALALAVVGIGAAPLAAQAAVSPDAPVVVAEVYGGGGNSGAVYSHDFIELANTSDAVVDLAGWSVQYASAAGTNWSGVIPLAGSIEPGARYLVQAGTNNAGVGQPLPAPDATGSANLSATNGNIALVSAGGALQCDAAACAADAAVVDLVGFGTGAAFAGTGPAPSPSNSTSIARDADLTNTAANAADFTVGAPTPDAAGGGDPDPDPVTATIAEIQGDGAASPLVGSTVVTRGVVTAAYPTGGFDGYVIQTPGTGGVLDLATHTTSQAVFVYSAATVGQVAIGDHVEVTGVVSEFFGLTEITVGADGLSVLSEPADDVAPAQLAGWPADGAQRESLESMLYLPEGAFTVSDTYNTNRWGEVTLAAGEEPLRQPTDVARPGSPEAAAVVADNAAREVRLDDGATTDFLEPANSGLTPPYISLTDPVRVGAAATFGAAVVVDFRNDVWKLNPVAHVTPADPGAYPATFANTRTDAPDAAAIGDTGDDAVRLASFNVLNYFTTLGTDGATCVPYTDRAGDGVTVEEGCDQRGAWDAEDFQRQQDKIVAAINGLDADVVGLMEIENSAALGETADEALGALVAALNAAAGADVWAFVPSSAELPPVELQDVITNAIIYRPGAVTPVGEPRALGTQSAEGQPFANAREPIGQVFAPAGGGEDVFVVVNHFKSKGSPGPLPGDEDSGDGQGASNASRVAQATALRDWVGQVAAADDAVALLGDFNSYGQEDPLHVLYDAGYTDVEAHFDVDGSSYSFGRQSGSLDHVLLNAPALARATGADIWEINSGEAVALEYSRHNYHGTLFYDATAYRSSDHDPVLVGLAAGDSEPTGPVDLTLLNINDFHGRIDGNTVAFAGTVEEQRAAAEAAGGSAVFLSAGDNIGASLFASSVQQDQPTIDVLNALELAASAVGNHEFDAGYADLVDRVIAGGSNAQWGYLGANVYEAGTTTPALDEYRLVESGGVTVGVIGAVTEETPTLVRPGGISTLEFGNPVEAVNRVAAQLTDGDEANGEADVIVAEYHEGAGAGTPDGSTLEEEVAAGGAFAQIVNETSPLVDAIFTGHTHKQYAWDAPIPGSTETRPIVQTGSYGEFIGQVVLTYDATTDDVTAYTAENVARTATPADQLIATYPRVSEVNDIVTAALAYAEEIGEQPVGSVAADITTAFSGGSYVNGVYVGPGPEPTSGRDDRASESSLGGLVANALLDTLADADLGGAEIGVVNPGGMRAELLYAPDGVVTYAEANAVLPFVNNLWTTTLTGEQVKLMLEQQWQRTDEGEVPSRPYLQLGLSSNVTYTFDASRPEGDRITSITVNGAPLDPAAPYRIGTFSFLAEGGDNFHVFADGADTRDSGLIDRDAWIAYLEAHPGLEPDFARQAVSVPELPETEAGAEVAFDVTGLNLTSLGSPENTALTASFDGAELGEFAVADGAASVALTVPADATAGAHTLTLVAAPSGTTVTVPITVSEAAPPTVGSETSLWLSQTTYRSGSWLPIIAFSHVELDDGRFPRGRVEIREGDQVVASARVVLGVAITTLPRHLTPGTHTYTAHFVPSDPEAVSGSVSDPVTVRVR
- a CDS encoding DUF4333 domain-containing protein, whose amino-acid sequence is MKIRTMGAALTAAAAAVVLAACSASANLTVSPDTVADLAEDALEEQVGERPEIDCGDEQIDLLNDVEVACELTDPASGNTYDATVTVSDVDGTDFRVNVQVADSPQG
- a CDS encoding gluconokinase — protein: MPAPIPPDLQHVVVMGVAGSGKTTVAQGLAAGLGWTYAEADDFHPPANVAKMAAGTPLTDDDRAPWLQAIRDWMTEQHEAGRRTIVTCSALRRPYRDVLRQARGAVVFVHLRGSAATIAERMERRTDHFMPPSLLPSQFATLEPLADDEAGVVIDVDDTAAEIVARIERDLALAAR